The following nucleotide sequence is from Nitrosopumilus adriaticus.
CAAAGTCATCATTGGATTGATGTGTGAGTCCAGATATTTTTCTAGCATTATCAATTTTCTTCTGCAAGAGAGGATAATAATCCAAAACACCTTCTACTGAGAATTCTGCTTTAACATTTCTATCAGATTCAGTATATCCTGAAACTAGATCAAATACAGGAAATTGAATTTTTTCCTTTCCTTCATTAAATGAGAATGTTACAAATGTTTTCATTCCGTTAGCGAATTTAAATCCAGAATCACCATGATCTATTATCGTTCCATGATTTATGGGTGTAGGATCATTGTTTGATTTTAATCCACTACATACAAAGTCAATTTTGTCTACTATTGCAAATCCAACTTCTTTGTGATAACTCTCATAGTCATTAGAATCAAGTGTTTCAACTTGATAGTTATCAATTCTACAATTGTTGTAATCAAGCGAGATTATAGACTCTCCCTCTTTTACAAAATTTGCATCTACATCAAAGTATTTGAATTGATGATCAAATGCTGCATTTGAGTATCGATAAATGTATGCTTCATCCATTGCTTTATGTAATAACGGAGAGTCTGTCACAGTTCCTTCTACTGAAAATGAAACTCCTGAATCATCAACAAAATTTTCTCCCATTTTGAAAACAGGGAATTGGAGTGTTTCAGTTCCGTCTCGGAAATTAAATGTCAGTTCTGGCATAATGTCGCCTACCATTTTGTAGTCTCTTTCTTCAGCAAATGCATTTGAAAATCCAAATGCAGTTACTGTGAATAAAGCAACAATGCTAAAAATTGCAATGTTATTTGCGTTTTTGTAAGTCATTAATGCTTGAAAGAGAAATTTGTATTATAACCTGAATGATCATTCTATACTTGGAAAACATAGTCATAGAGAGATTATATTTTCTATATAGAAGGAATAGAACAATTTGAATTTCACATTATTAGAACAAAGATTTGAGGTTATGATTCACAATTTAACAAAAGATCTTTTTGGGAATTTTCTGGAGAGTAACAGCCATCAGAATCATCACCGCCATCCATAACATCGGAGCCTGAATTAGAATATAGAATGTCAAATCCATAGCCTCCTTTTAGAACATCATTTCCAGGACCACCTGATAATGTATCAGTTCCATTATTTCCATAAATTATATCATCACCATTTCCACCAAAAACACAGTCATTTCCATCATTACCACTGATGATGTCAGATCCATCTAATCCAAAAATCAGATCATCATTTGGAGTTCCCTGAATGAAATCATCAGTATTGGTACCTACGATCATATTATAATCAGAATAAACGTGTCCACATGCATGAATTGTGATGGTTTGGTAGGCTTCAGCAGTATTTCCAGCATTGTCAAATGCAATCCAAGTCACTTTGTTAACACCTAGAGAGAATTCCTCAGGAGCATTATTCAAAATTGATTTAATTCCACTTTCACTATCAGCAGCTATTGCCTCACCAATATTTACAAAAGTAGTCAAACCAGTTGCTTCTAAAATCATATCACTTGGAGGCATTATTGTTGGATTAATTTTATCACGGGAAAAGGATTCAATTATTTCAGGTTCCACAACTTCGGGAATTTCAATCACTTCAATGATTTCAGGTTCAGTGTAAGCTGGCGTCTCAAGTGAATAAATTTTGTGTGCACTAGAGTCTACAACTAGTAATTCACCATTAACTCCCAATGCAATGTCTGTAGGAGTTCTAAAGGTTTGTGAAAAAGGTCCATTTTTCTGAAAAATATTTAGATACAGACTATCATCTTGATCAAGAGACAAGACTTTGCCACTTTCAGAATTTACAACATATATTTTTCCTTCAGGGGAAATCTCAATCCCTCCAGGAGAAAAGGTAAAATCATATCCAGTAAAAGTAAGTGTTCTTATCCAATTTCCAAAAGAATCAAATTTTTCAATTTTACGATTTCCTTTATCAGTAACATACACATATCCCTCATCGTCAACATCTACTCCAATTGCAGTAAGGAATTGACCGGTTCCCATTCCACTTGAGCCAAAAGATAAAACAAATTCCCCATCAGATGTAAATTTTTGAATTCTTTGATTTCCTGTATCTACAACATAGACATTATTCTCTGAATCAACTGCAATGCCATTTGGATATTTGAATTGTCCATCATGGATTCCCTTACTTCCCCATTGTTCAGTAAATGTTCCATTCAGATAAAATTTTTGAATTTTATGCAAATCGTGGTCTGCAACATAAACAAAATTACCACTCACTGCTATTCCAGCAGGATAATGAAATTCCCCAGGCAAAGTTCCGCTTTGTCCCCAGTGAGTAAGATATTGTCCATCACTGGAAAATTTTTGAATTCGTTTATTTCCTAAATCACTTACATAAGAATTCCCTTCTTCATCTACTGCAATGAATTCAGGATATGAAAAATGTCCGTCTTTTGCAATACCAAACTGACCCCACTCTGAGATTAAATCATAATCACCCAGTGCATATGAAGAAGGAATCAAAGCACTAGACACTAAAAAGATTGTAAAAACCATTACAAGCAGGACAAACTTTGACAACAGATACTTTTTCTAAAATTTGGCAAAGATCAACAGAGTTAACAAATATTCCATTTTTTGTCAACTTTGTGTCAAAATGGTTTGTTCACTTCTCGCGTAAAGACATAGCTTGCAAGCCCCACCATAACTAAAACAAATACAGAGATTACCCCCAGACTCAATACAATTGAGATTCCACCCTCTGAGACACCGGTCATTAATTCCCTTACAAGCAATACCGTGTATGTCACAGGGTTGAGTTTTGCAATTACTGCAAGCCAATCAGGAAGTAATTCTAATGGGAACAGTGCAGGACTCAGCATAAACAGAGGCATCCCTAGAAAATTTATCACCCCCCAAAAAGTTTCTTGAGACTTTGCAGTAGCTGCTACAATTACAGATATTCCAGAAAAACCCAACGAAAACAAAATTACAATTGCCATGATTGGCGCAATCATTATAGGATTGGGAAAGTTCACACCTATTGCCAAAGCAATTCCCAAAATCAGACTAGCTTGCAGGGCAGCAATCAGTGAAATTGCAGACATTTTTCCAAGTGCCACAGCAGAACGAGATATAGGAGAAGTCAACGCCTTATTCATAAAGCCATAACGTCTATCCCACAAAGTATTGACGCCACCAAAAATACTTGTAAAAATTGCAGTTAGAATTATGACACCAGGTGCCATAAACTCTATGTATTCGCCTTCAAACCCAACTGATTGAATTAGTGGTTGAGTTCCTGAAAAAGTATTTCCGATAACAATAATCCAAATCGCAGGTTGAATTAAACGAATTAAAACGCCACTTCGAGATTTTTTGTATCTCTTTAACTCTCTCCAAAAAATTGTATAAGTATCATACATCAATGTATTCATGCACGTAACCTCTTCATCTTTGCATGCTCTCTTTTTCGATTAAACTTTGAATCATCATCTCTTATTTCATGTCCAGTGTATGAAATGAATACATCATCAAGTGTTGGTTGTGTCAAAGCAATTGAAACGATTTTAATTTTAAGAGCAGATGAGATTTGAAAAATTTTTGGGATTACTTCTGCTCCATTTGAAGCAAAGAGAGTTAGTTTGGATCCATCTACATTAATTTTGTTTACAAACTCTATCTCATGAAGTTGTGATAAAAATGAATCATGATTTTCTTCATCTCCAATGATAATTGAAATTACTTCATTGCCCATTGCATTTTTCATATTTTGAGGAGTGTCAATTACCTGTATTTTTCCACCATCAATAATTCCAACTCTATCACATAGTTGATCAGCCTCTTCCATGTAGTGGGTTGTAAGAAAGATAGTCATCTCAAACTCATCATGGATTTTTTTCAGATATTTCCAAATTTTCCTCCTAGTCTGAATGTCCAAGCCCACAGTAGGCTCATCAAGAAACAATGCTTTTGGTCTATGTAAAAGGCCACCGGCAATATCTAGTCTTTTTCTCATGCCGCCTGAATAAGTGACAACAGAGTCATGTTGTTTATCACTTAATTCAATTAATTCTAAAATATCATCAATTCTTTTATTGATTTGATTTTTTGGGATATGGTTTAGTTTTGCCTGCAAAATTAAATTCTCTCTGCCAGTTAGATATTCATCAACTGTAGTCTCTTGTTGGACATAACCAATGCTTTCTCTAACTTTTTTTGCATCTTTCACCACATCAAATCCTGAAATCAAAGCTTGGCCAGATGTTGGTTTTAGCAAAGTTGTAAGAATCATCATAGTTGTACTTTTTCCAGCACCATTAGGCCCTAGAAATCCAAATATTTCTCCACTTTCAACTGAAAAAGAGATATCATTTACAGCAATCACATCTCCAAATGATTTTGTTAGAGATTTTGTTTCTATAGCAGGCAATATTCTGATCGCATTTTGCAATTATAAATTGCTAAGTATTTGAGAGCACAAAAAAAATTTAAAGAGCAAACAGAGGACTAGTGGCATGATAGGATTATGTCAAAAATGCCACTCATCTAATGTAGAGATAACAGTTCAGGAAGGAATTCCTGTTTGTAAGGTATGTTCAAAGAAAGCAGGCTAGACAGTAAAGGTTATTTTTAAAAAAGAAGAGAAAAAGAGATCATTCAAGTTTTTTGAATTCTTCTCTGGTCATTCTAAGTATGACTCGTTCACCAATTCCCCAAATTTCGGATTTGGATAAGATTTTTGAATGCATTAATCCATTACTAACTTCAATTGATTCAAGATCATTGGTATCAGGATTTCTGTGTAACCGTTTGACTTTGCCAATTTTATGGCCATCAATATCAACAACAGATACTCCTGTTCTTACTGGAGGTCTGCTAAGAAGTAGAGTTTCCTCAGAAAATTTGTCAATATAATCCTCTGAAAGAAAATAATCCTTGTTGAATCCCTGATGGATTGTCACTCCAGATACTGTGAGGGTGTCTTGATGGATATGGATATGTTTGACTTTGCCATATCGAATTCCCTCTCTATCAATGACTTTTTTTCCAGTAAAAGAGTCAGCAGTTGCAATGTTTGTAGGCATTCCTTCTAGTTTTACGGACATGGTACCGTATCTGCAGATTTGCTTATCATACCAAATATCAGAAATTTCTATCAATGGGGTTAAATTACTTGACAGAAAAAATTACGCATGAAGATTAAAGAGAAATTATTCAGACCAATCCTAATTACAAAGGGAAGGAAAACAGGCAACCCACATTCAGTTATACTCAGAGCAGTAAATCATGATGGTAAAATATATTTTTCAAGACACCGACCTGATGGAGACTGGTTCAAAAACGCATTGGCAAATCCAGAAGTAAAAATACAGTATAAAGAAATGGTTTTTTCTGGGAAGGCAAAGTTAGTGACAGATGAAGAGTTTAGCCAA
It contains:
- a CDS encoding ATP-binding cassette domain-containing protein, translating into MPAIETKSLTKSFGDVIAVNDISFSVESGEIFGFLGPNGAGKSTTMMILTTLLKPTSGQALISGFDVVKDAKKVRESIGYVQQETTVDEYLTGRENLILQAKLNHIPKNQINKRIDDILELIELSDKQHDSVVTYSGGMRKRLDIAGGLLHRPKALFLDEPTVGLDIQTRRKIWKYLKKIHDEFEMTIFLTTHYMEEADQLCDRVGIIDGGKIQVIDTPQNMKNAMGNEVISIIIGDEENHDSFLSQLHEIEFVNKINVDGSKLTLFASNGAEVIPKIFQISSALKIKIVSIALTQPTLDDVFISYTGHEIRDDDSKFNRKREHAKMKRLRA
- a CDS encoding ABC transporter permease is translated as MNTLMYDTYTIFWRELKRYKKSRSGVLIRLIQPAIWIIVIGNTFSGTQPLIQSVGFEGEYIEFMAPGVIILTAIFTSIFGGVNTLWDRRYGFMNKALTSPISRSAVALGKMSAISLIAALQASLILGIALAIGVNFPNPIMIAPIMAIVILFSLGFSGISVIVAATAKSQETFWGVINFLGMPLFMLSPALFPLELLPDWLAVIAKLNPVTYTVLLVRELMTGVSEGGISIVLSLGVISVFVLVMVGLASYVFTREVNKPF
- a CDS encoding nitroreductase family deazaflavin-dependent oxidoreductase, which produces MKIKEKLFRPILITKGRKTGNPHSVILRAVNHDGKIYFSRHRPDGDWFKNALANPEVKIQYKEMVFSGKAKLVTDEEFSQKISELKYPGEARAKEKRVTIEITLDN
- a CDS encoding PRC-barrel domain-containing protein — protein: MIEISDIWYDKQICRYGTMSVKLEGMPTNIATADSFTGKKVIDREGIRYGKVKHIHIHQDTLTVSGVTIHQGFNKDYFLSEDYIDKFSEETLLLSRPPVRTGVSVVDIDGHKIGKVKRLHRNPDTNDLESIEVSNGLMHSKILSKSEIWGIGERVILRMTREEFKKLE
- a CDS encoding SMP-30/gluconolactonase/LRE family protein; the protein is MVFTIFLVSSALIPSSYALGDYDLISEWGQFGIAKDGHFSYPEFIAVDEEGNSYVSDLGNKRIQKFSSDGQYLTHWGQSGTLPGEFHYPAGIAVSGNFVYVADHDLHKIQKFYLNGTFTEQWGSKGIHDGQFKYPNGIAVDSENNVYVVDTGNQRIQKFTSDGEFVLSFGSSGMGTGQFLTAIGVDVDDEGYVYVTDKGNRKIEKFDSFGNWIRTLTFTGYDFTFSPGGIEISPEGKIYVVNSESGKVLSLDQDDSLYLNIFQKNGPFSQTFRTPTDIALGVNGELLVVDSSAHKIYSLETPAYTEPEIIEVIEIPEVVEPEIIESFSRDKINPTIMPPSDMILEATGLTTFVNIGEAIAADSESGIKSILNNAPEEFSLGVNKVTWIAFDNAGNTAEAYQTITIHACGHVYSDYNMIVGTNTDDFIQGTPNDDLIFGLDGSDIISGNDGNDCVFGGNGDDIIYGNNGTDTLSGGPGNDVLKGGYGFDILYSNSGSDVMDGGDDSDGCYSPENSQKDLLLNCES